The Halostagnicola larsenii XH-48 DNA segment GTAATGCTCCGACGTAGGCAAGCACGAATATGGCCACTAGAAACACTCGAGTGTACCAGACGGCTTTTGCGTCGGTCACGTCGTCCCAGAATTTCCGGAGGACGTCTTCGCTGAAGAACGTACTCAGCGTGAGAACCTGCCCATCGATGCTCGACATCATCGCCGCCAGAATGCCCGCGAGTGCGAGTCCGACCCCCCACGTCGGGAGGAATTCGAAGACGAGTTCTGGCAAGATAAAGTCTGGATTCTCCAGGTTCGGGAGCTGTGCGATTCCCCAGAATCCGAGCAAAACCGTCGGGACCCAGACTAACAGCACGGCGATCGGATAGATGACCGAAGTCTGTTTGAGCGTCGTAAACGATCGAGCCGTCATATATCGAAGGATCAGATGTGGAAACATGAACGCTCCCAGCGCGACGATAATGCCCTGCGAGAAGTACATCCGAGTCTCGTACGGTGGGAGCCCCTCTCGATTGAGGAGGATACCGTCGTTTATCTGCGCGACTGCATCGGTCGCCGCTCCGAACCCACCGATTCGGATCGGGATGTAGATGAAAAACGCCAGTAGAATCGTCATGAACACCATTCCCTGGAAGGTATTCGTCCACCCTGTCCCTCGCATTCCGCCGGGGTAGACGTACAATCCCGTAACGACGATGGTGACGAGCGCCCCGAGCCAGTAGGGAATCATCCCGCCCGTGAGTGACTCGAAGACGATTCCGCCTCCTTGCACACCGACAAGGATGTACGGAATCGTCCAGATAGTGAAAATCGCCATAACGAGAAGCCCGAGATTGTTGGCTTCCCACCGGTGGTTGAATATCTGGCCCGGAGTGATATGGCCGAATTCTTTCCCCACGATCCAGATACGATACCCGAACGTCATGAGGAACACCGGGAACAGGAACGCAAAGAGCGACACGAAAAACCCGTATGCGCTGACTCCCGTCGAGTACGCGAGTCCCGGTGCCCCGATCATCACGACGGAGGTCATGTTCGTCGCGAACAGCGCAAAGAGGAGCACGACCGTCCCGAACGACCGACTCGCCATGAGGAAGTCTTCTCTGGAATCACCCGTGATACGGGAGGCCGCAGCCCCAACAAGAATCACGAGTAGCAAGTACACGGCTGTAATCCCGAGGATGATCGCGTTCGATGTCGAGATCATTCTGCCTCACGCTCCGATTCGTATCGTTCCGGTGGCGTCGGGGCCAAATAGTACATCACGACCAGAATACCGAACCCGACGAGATTGAACGCCATATCGTAGGCGATCTGTACGGGCAACCAGCCGAACACGATCGCAGTCGAACCGAAGAGTCCGACCAGTTCGCTCTGATGGAGCACGATCATTGCACAGATCGCGATGAATAGCGCCGCTTGCTTCCCGTTATTTGGATACCATAAGCTACCTTTTAGCATGTTCTATCGTACCATTCCCAGCCGCCCCATATATACATGGGTGGTTCTTATCTAATTACTGATGATATATGTGTCGTGACGATGCTCAGAACGGGTTCGATCCACCGTTCGTATCGCTAATAACCAGTTCGGTCGTCAGTCGCCTCTTTCGCCCGTATAGCCTCCAGCAATGAGCACGGAGCGATCGGCCTCAAGAATGATTTGCTGTGCGACGCTCCCGAAAAGCACCTTCCCGACAGGACTTTGTGTAGTCCCTCCTACACAAATCGCGTCGGCGTCGATTTCGTCGGCAATCTCGATCACGAACGATGCTGGTTCCGCCTGCTTGTCACGCAGTTCGTACGGAATCTCGTGCTCGTCAAAACGGGTTGTTACTTCCTGGACGGACTCGAGAGCGACAAGTTCGTCGTCCGGGCCTTTGAACTCGAAGCCGTGTGCGATCGTGACTGCGATCGTATCGGGAGACGCCGCGA contains these protein-coding regions:
- a CDS encoding sodium:solute symporter family protein — encoded protein: MISTSNAIILGITAVYLLLVILVGAAASRITGDSREDFLMASRSFGTVVLLFALFATNMTSVVMIGAPGLAYSTGVSAYGFFVSLFAFLFPVFLMTFGYRIWIVGKEFGHITPGQIFNHRWEANNLGLLVMAIFTIWTIPYILVGVQGGGIVFESLTGGMIPYWLGALVTIVVTGLYVYPGGMRGTGWTNTFQGMVFMTILLAFFIYIPIRIGGFGAATDAVAQINDGILLNREGLPPYETRMYFSQGIIVALGAFMFPHLILRYMTARSFTTLKQTSVIYPIAVLLVWVPTVLLGFWGIAQLPNLENPDFILPELVFEFLPTWGVGLALAGILAAMMSSIDGQVLTLSTFFSEDVLRKFWDDVTDAKAVWYTRVFLVAIFVLAYVGALLTSDTVVDTATFAFAGYGLLFVPMAAAFYWRNSTKASIYAGVIYGFVGIWAFEYGPLPPEVVGFHPFVPLLATQILVMLVVAQVTAPPSESRINEYEESFEDVW
- a CDS encoding universal stress protein — protein: MYRIVLAIDTDVDRSISQAQAIIDLAASPDTIAVTIAHGFEFKGPDDELVALESVQEVTTRFDEHEIPYELRDKQAEPASFVIEIADEIDADAICVGGTTQSPVGKVLFGSVAQQIILEADRSVLIAGGYTGERGD